The following proteins come from a genomic window of Alicyclobacillus dauci:
- a CDS encoding small, acid-soluble spore protein, H family, with translation MTLNIQRAREIAESGEMVNVTYASDPSNPKAGEISVNA, from the coding sequence GTGACATTGAACATACAGAGAGCTCGGGAGATAGCCGAATCTGGGGAAATGGTCAACGTTACTTATGCTTCCGATCCATCCAATCCCAAGGCTGGTGAAATCTCTGTCAACGCTTGA